From the Rhizomicrobium palustre genome, the window CGATGCCGATGATGATGGTGCCGCGATGGGGCGTCTGGAAACGGCCATGCACCGCCGAGAAGGCGGGCGGCAGAAAGCCGTCGCGCGCCATGCAGAAGAAGATGCGGGTCTGGGCATAAAGCGAGACAAAGACCACCGTGCCAAGGCCTGCCAGCGCGCCGATATTGACCCATTGCACCAGCCAGGCGAGCTGCGGAATTTGCGCGATGGCATAGGACATCGGATCGGGCACATCGAGCTTGCGCCAATCGGCGACGCCGATCAGCACGATGGCGATCAAGACATAGAGCACGGAACAGACGGCGAGCGAGCCCAAAATGCCGATGGGCACGTCGCGCTTGGGGTTCTTGGCCTCTTGCGCGGCGACCGAAACGGCCTCGAAACCGATGAAAGCGAAGAAGGAGATGGAGGCGCCTTGCAGAATGCCGGTCCAGCCGAAATGGCCGTAAACGTCATCGATCTTGGGCGGAATGAAGGGGGTGAAATGCTCCGGCACCACATAGGGCAGGCCGAAGAGAATGATGGCGCAGACAATGGCGACCTTCACCGCCACCATGATGTTGTTGAAGCGCGCGGATTCCTTCACGCCGACGACCAAGAGCACTGTCATGGCGAGGATCAGCACCACCGCGGGCAAGTTGATGATCGCGCCCGTCAGATGCAGGTCATGCACGCCATGGCCTTCAATCGGGGCGCTCGCCAATGCGGCGGGAAAGTGGATGCCGAGATGTTCGAGGAAGGAGAGGAAATAGCCCGACCAGCCCGCCGCCACGCCCGAAGCCGAGACGCCATATTCGAGCACCATGTTCCAGCCGATGAACCAGGCCATGAAGCGGCCCATGGTGGCATAGGCATAGGTGTAAGAGCTGCCGGATTCCGGAATCATCGAAGCGAATTCGGCGTAGCAAAGCCCTGCGAAAAGGCAGCCCACCGCCGCGATGACGAAGGAGAGCATGACGGCCGGGCCCGCATGCTGAGCGGCCGCCGTGCCAGCGTACACGAAGATGCCCGCGCCGATGATCGAGCCGACGCCGATGGAAATCAGGTTGAAGGGACCGAGCGCCCGCTTCAGACGCAAATCATCAGTTGCGGGCTCGACCGGCGCCGCCTCTTCATTCTGGGCCATCGTGATACTCGTTAATCAGCCAATGCGCGGATGATACCGGCGGCGGGGCGGACCCTAACCGAGCCCCCTCACATTTTCACGCCATAAATCGGCGGATCGTCCTCGCCATCGCTGCCCGCGATGCCGCGCCCCACATGGCTGCGGCTGCGGCTGTAGCTGAAATAGACCACAAGGCCGATGGCGCCCCAGATCGGCAGAACCAGGATCGCCGTCAACGGCAGCGAGAGGTAGAGCACGACGCAGCCAATGATAGCGAGCGGGGCGACCACCCAGAGCAGCGGGGTCTTGAAGGGGCGCTTACGTTCGGGATTCTTGAGGCGCAGCACCATTACGGCAATCGCCACCATGAAGAAGGCGAAGAGCGTGCCGGAATTGGAATAATCGGCAAGGCGTCCCACCGGCAGGATCGCGGCGGCAATGGCGGCGGCACAACCCGTCATGATGGTGACGATGTGCGGGGTCTTGAAGCGCGGATGCACGGTGGAGAGCTTCTCCGGCAGAAGGCCGTCACGCGCCATGGTGAAGAAGATGCGGGTCTGGCCATACATCATCATCAAGACGACAGAGGGCAGGGCCAAGACGGCGGCGAGGCCGACCAGGCGCCCAATCGCGGGCCAGCCGATGCTCGCAAGCACATGCACCAAAGCTTCCTTGGAGCAGACCAGAGGTTCCTGCAGGCCTTGCTGAACGACCGCCACGCAGCGGCCGGCCATTTCCGCCGAACCGGGGGCCAGCACCGCACCCGCGGCGCTCGTCAAAGGTTGTGCACCGATGGCACCGATCGCGCCGCTCGCCACCAGCACATAGAAGATGGTGCAGATCACCAGGCTGCCGATTAGGCCGATGGGGATGTTGCGCTGAGGATTGCGGGTTTCTTCTGCCGCGGTCGAAACCGCGTCGAAGCCGACATAGGCAAAGAAAATCGAGGCAGCAGCACCGAACACGCCGACCGTGCCAGTGGGCGCGAAGGGCACGAAGTTCTCCGCATGCAGCACCGGCAAGGTCAGCGCGATGAAGGCGGTAAGGGCGGCGATCTTGATCACCACCAGAATGGCGTTGAAACGGGCGCTCTCGGTGGTGCCGATGACCAGCAGCATGGTGACAAACCCGGCCACCACAACGGCGGGAAGATTGATCCAGCCGCCGACTTGCAGCGCGGTCATAAGATCGGGCGTCGGAGCCGCGCCGAACATCAACTGCACCTTGGCCATCAAGGCGTCGGCATTGCTGATCTCTGCTGGGAAGTTCACCCCCAGCCCGTGTAGGAGCCCTACCGCATGGTTCGACCAGCCGACGGCGACGGCGCTGGCGCCCACCGCATATTCGAGGATCAGCGCCCAGCCGACCATCCAGGCCATGACTTCACCGACCACTGCGTAGGTATAGGTGTAGGCCGAGCCCGCCACCGGGACCATGGAAGCGAGTTCGGCGTAACAGAGTGCCGCCACACCGCAGACAAAACCTGCCACCAGGAAGGAGGCGAGCATGCCGGGGCCCGCTTTCTGGGCCGCTTCGGCGGTGAGAACGAAGATACCTGTGCCGATAACCGCGCCAATGCCGAGGAGAGTAAGTTGGAAGGCCCCCAAGGAGCGTTGCAATGACTTCTTCTCCGCCGTCGCCATAATGGCGTCCAGCGACTTAACGCGGTTGAAAAGCATGATGTTACCCCGACTTGACCCTAGCAGTTTGGCATAGGGCAGGGCGATCGCCTAGTCCATCATCACGCCTAGTTTCTCGGCATTCGCTCCTTTTGCACGCGCAGAATGCCGCGATCACGCATCCTTGTTGCGCGGGGGACCGTCCTTTGGCCTTTTGGACTTAACTCGTCATGGCCGGGCTCCGACCCGGCCATCCAGGCGGCGGACAAATCTGGCACCTAATCCATGTGTTGTGCGGCGGTGGTATGGATGGCCGGGTCGGAGCCCGGCCATGACGATGAGAACGAAGTGTCTCGTTTACCCGTCAACTTCTCACTTTTTGCTCCAGACCCCGATCTCGTTGCCATTGGGGTCTCGGAAGGTGAAGCGGCGCCCGCCGGGGAATTTCTCGTGGCCGGTGATCTCGCCGCCTGCGGCTTTCACCTTCTCTTCCATCTCGTCGAGCTTGTTGGCGTAGATCACCAGGAGTGGGCCTTCGGACTTCACAACCTTGCGCTCAGCGTTAAAGCCGCCCCGGCGCCCCAGCGCGTCGAATTCGGTGTAATCCGGCCCGTAATCGGTGAAGCGCCAATCAAACAGGTCGCGATAGAAGACCTTGGTGGCCGGGATGTCGGCGGCGGGCAATTCGATATAGTCCAGGGTTCCGTCGAGGGGCATAATTGTTCTCCTTTTGTTCAAATAGAGACTCCGCTCTGCACCAGAGTCAAGGAGATGATTCGGGCCCTCAGGGCGTCAGGCGGTAAACGCTGGTGACCCGCATATCGCGGTCTTCCAGGTCGCGGCTGGTCGGCACCTCATAGGTGGCGAGCTTGGTGATGCCGGATTTGGGGAAATAGTTGCGGCCGGGGTCGCCGATCAGCACCGTCGCGCCAGCTTTGGTTTCCGCGGTCAGCCAGGCGAGCAGCCTTTCGGCCAGCGGACGCTCGTAGCACATGTCGCCGACCAGGATGAGCGTCCAGCTTCCCGCATGTCCGATCACGTCCTCGCAGGTGGTGCCGAGGACAACGCCATTATCTTTCGCGTTCACAACCATCGCGGCGGCGGCAAATGGATCGATATCGGCGGCCAGCACCTTTGCGGCGCCCGCTTTGGCGGCGGCAATCGCGACCAGCCCCGAGCCCGCGCCGAAATCAAGTACCGATGCGCCCTTCACGCCGATCTCGTCCGCGTGATCGAGGACATAGCGCGCCAAGGCTTGTCCGCCCGCCCAAGCGAAAGCCCAATAGGGCGGGGC encodes:
- a CDS encoding amino acid permease, producing MAQNEEAAPVEPATDDLRLKRALGPFNLISIGVGSIIGAGIFVYAGTAAAQHAGPAVMLSFVIAAVGCLFAGLCYAEFASMIPESGSSYTYAYATMGRFMAWFIGWNMVLEYGVSASGVAAGWSGYFLSFLEHLGIHFPAALASAPIEGHGVHDLHLTGAIINLPAVVLILAMTVLLVVGVKESARFNNIMVAVKVAIVCAIILFGLPYVVPEHFTPFIPPKIDDVYGHFGWTGILQGASISFFAFIGFEAVSVAAQEAKNPKRDVPIGILGSLAVCSVLYVLIAIVLIGVADWRKLDVPDPMSYAIAQIPQLAWLVQWVNIGALAGLGTVVFVSLYAQTRIFFCMARDGFLPPAFSAVHGRFQTPHRGTIIIGIAAALLAALFPFDVLADLVSIGTLLAFVAVCIGIMILRVTTPKAERKFKTPLVWFTAPAGIVVCGIMMYSLADGTWVRLGIWTALGVVLYFVYGVRHAAPWKWKVSNGE
- a CDS encoding amino acid permease, producing MLFNRVKSLDAIMATAEKKSLQRSLGAFQLTLLGIGAVIGTGIFVLTAEAAQKAGPGMLASFLVAGFVCGVAALCYAELASMVPVAGSAYTYTYAVVGEVMAWMVGWALILEYAVGASAVAVGWSNHAVGLLHGLGVNFPAEISNADALMAKVQLMFGAAPTPDLMTALQVGGWINLPAVVVAGFVTMLLVIGTTESARFNAILVVIKIAALTAFIALTLPVLHAENFVPFAPTGTVGVFGAAASIFFAYVGFDAVSTAAEETRNPQRNIPIGLIGSLVICTIFYVLVASGAIGAIGAQPLTSAAGAVLAPGSAEMAGRCVAVVQQGLQEPLVCSKEALVHVLASIGWPAIGRLVGLAAVLALPSVVLMMMYGQTRIFFTMARDGLLPEKLSTVHPRFKTPHIVTIMTGCAAAIAAAILPVGRLADYSNSGTLFAFFMVAIAVMVLRLKNPERKRPFKTPLLWVVAPLAIIGCVVLYLSLPLTAILVLPIWGAIGLVVYFSYSRSRSHVGRGIAGSDGEDDPPIYGVKM
- a CDS encoding VOC family protein, with translation MPLDGTLDYIELPAADIPATKVFYRDLFDWRFTDYGPDYTEFDALGRRGGFNAERKVVKSEGPLLVIYANKLDEMEEKVKAAGGEITGHEKFPGGRRFTFRDPNGNEIGVWSKK
- a CDS encoding class I SAM-dependent methyltransferase, which translates into the protein MTDPLAFVRATTELETPPLVPEIRLHLANEVLPLWRKTEEELAQEGVAPPYWAFAWAGGQALARYVLDHADEIGVKGASVLDFGAGSGLVAIAAAKAGAAKVLAADIDPFAAAAMVVNAKDNGVVLGTTCEDVIGHAGSWTLILVGDMCYERPLAERLLAWLTAETKAGATVLIGDPGRNYFPKSGITKLATYEVPTSRDLEDRDMRVTSVYRLTP